Proteins encoded by one window of Xenopus tropicalis strain Nigerian chromosome 6, UCB_Xtro_10.0, whole genome shotgun sequence:
- the LOC100493189 gene encoding gastrula zinc finger protein XlCGF26.1-like isoform X2, whose amino-acid sequence MDKRRLTSDTQDSRLLSFPVVRLERIKNDSGKYQPISEELQKMEQRKMSGLPQKNKEERRRLSAAGYRLVPYGSGITEMNRERREGLGARKQTGSDTNRKSSTCNGFLARSAHSNQPLVLQKPLAREMNSAPKAQQNQMPQLCTVTGGKLIVTPKLTKHTQPDAEENLHGSQKKRTDISGKYLKPGKAQSTKQTVFPKPFGVINPFVCVKSKRRFGSNGNLLIHQRIHTERPFSCTDCGKCFSHRTILREHRRAHMGKGPFPHSTGGNKIPSGKGNFQRHQGASAKGKPLTCTECGKSFKCKSDLRVHERTHTGEKPYVCTQCGKGFSQKANLNTHSVIHSTERPFSCTECGKCFRLKQCLKSHEKIHTGVKDFVCTECGKSFNRKFELQKHERTHTGEKPYVCTQCGKGFSQKVHLESHSLIHSTEKPFSCAECGKCFRLKQHLKSHEKTHTGVKDFVCTECGKQFIQKYSLRQHLLIHTGEKPFVCNVCGKGHRCKKHLERLSRGRKQSTFYMYQTKISYYR is encoded by the exons ATGGACAAAAGGCGACTTACCAGTGATACCCAGGATTCCCGGCTGCTCA gtTTCCCAGTAGttagactggaaaggataaagaATGATTCTGGGAAATATCAGCCAATATCTGAAGAATTGCAGAAGATGGAGCAAAGGAAAATGAGTGGCCTTCCCCAGA AGAacaaggaggagaggaggagactCAGTGCTGCTGGATACAGATTGGTTCCATATGGATCAGGAATCACAGAGATGAACAGGGAGAGGAGAGAAGGGCTTGGAGCAAGGAAGCAGACAGGAAGTGACACAAACAGGAAGTCCTCTACATGCAATGGCTTTCTTGCCAGATCTGCCCACAGTAACCAACCTTTGGTGCTTCAGAAACCTCTTGCCCGGGAGATGAATTCTGCCCCAAAAGCCCAACAGAACCAAATGCCCCAACTTTGCACAGTAACTGGGGGGAAGCTAATTGTAACCCCCAAACTAACAAAACACACACAGCCTGATGCTGAGGAAAACCTACATGGAAGTCAGAAAAAGCGAACTGATATTTCGGGGAAATACCTAAAGCCAGGAAAGGCCCaaagcacaaagcaaactgtGTTCCCTAAACCATTTGGGGTTATAAATCCGTTTGTCTGTGTTAAGAGCAAGAGAAGGTTCGGCAGCAATGGGAACCTCCTCATCCATCAGCGCATTCACACAGAGAGACCGTTCTCTTGCActgattgtgggaaatgtttctcccACAGAACCATCCTCCGAGAGCACCGCCGGGCTCATATGGGAAAGGGGCCCTTCCCCCACAGCACTGGGGGCAATAAAATCCCATCAGGTAAGGGCAACTTTCAGAGGCACCAAGGGGCGAGTGCTAAAGGGAAACCACTTAcctgcactgagtgtgggaaatcaTTCAAATGCAAGTCTGATTTGCGCGTACATGAACGCacacacaccggggagaaaccttaTGTTTGTACCCAATGTGGTAAAGGCTTTTCCCAGAAGGCGAATCTTAATACACATTCAGTTATTCATTCTACAGAGAGACCTTTTAGctgcacagagtgtgggaaatgtttccgtTTGAAGCAATGTCTCAAATCTCATGAGAAGATTCACACTGGGGTTAAAGATTTTGTctgtacagagtgtgggaaatcATTTAACCGCAAATTTGAGTTGCAGAAACATGAACGCacacacaccggggagaaaccttaTGTTTGTACCCAATGTGGTAAAGGCTTTTCCCAGAAGGTGCATCTTGAATCACATTCACTTATTCATTCTACAGAGAAACCTTTTAGCTGCgcagagtgtgggaaatgtttccgtTTGAAGCAACATCTCAAATCTCATGAGAAGACTCACACTGGGGTTAAAGATTTTGTctgtacagagtgtgggaaacaGTTCATTCAAAAATACAGCCTCCGCCAACACCTGCTGATTCACACTGGTGAGAAACCATTTGTGTGTAATGTGTGTGGGAAAGGCCACAGGTGTAAGAAGCATCTAGAAAGACTTAGCAGGGGAAGAAAACAGTCAACATTCTACATGTACCAGACCAAGATAAGCTATTACAGGTAG
- the LOC100493189 gene encoding gastrula zinc finger protein XlCGF26.1-like isoform X3: MDKRRLTSDTQDSRLLKNKEERRRLSAAGYRLVPYGSGITEMNRERREGLGARKQTGSDTNRKSSTCNGFLARSAHSNQPLVLQKPLAREMNSAPKAQQNQMPQLCTVTGGKLIVTPKLTKHTQPDAEENLHGSQKKRTDISGKYLKPGKAQSTKQTVFPKPFGVINPFVCVKSKRRFGSNGNLLIHQRIHTERPFSCTDCGKCFSHRTILREHRRAHMGKGPFPHSTGGNKIPSGKGNFQRHQGASAKGKPLTCTECGKSFKCKSDLRVHERTHTGEKPYVCTQCGKGFSQKANLNTHSVIHSTERPFSCTECGKCFRLKQCLKSHEKIHTGVKDFVCTECGKSFNRKFELQKHERTHTGEKPYVCTQCGKGFSQKVHLESHSLIHSTEKPFSCAECGKCFRLKQHLKSHEKTHTGVKDFVCTECGKQFIQKYSLRQHLLIHTGEKPFVCNVCGKGHRCKKHLERLSRGRKQSTFYMYQTKISYYR, translated from the exons ATGGACAAAAGGCGACTTACCAGTGATACCCAGGATTCCCGGCTGCTCA AGAacaaggaggagaggaggagactCAGTGCTGCTGGATACAGATTGGTTCCATATGGATCAGGAATCACAGAGATGAACAGGGAGAGGAGAGAAGGGCTTGGAGCAAGGAAGCAGACAGGAAGTGACACAAACAGGAAGTCCTCTACATGCAATGGCTTTCTTGCCAGATCTGCCCACAGTAACCAACCTTTGGTGCTTCAGAAACCTCTTGCCCGGGAGATGAATTCTGCCCCAAAAGCCCAACAGAACCAAATGCCCCAACTTTGCACAGTAACTGGGGGGAAGCTAATTGTAACCCCCAAACTAACAAAACACACACAGCCTGATGCTGAGGAAAACCTACATGGAAGTCAGAAAAAGCGAACTGATATTTCGGGGAAATACCTAAAGCCAGGAAAGGCCCaaagcacaaagcaaactgtGTTCCCTAAACCATTTGGGGTTATAAATCCGTTTGTCTGTGTTAAGAGCAAGAGAAGGTTCGGCAGCAATGGGAACCTCCTCATCCATCAGCGCATTCACACAGAGAGACCGTTCTCTTGCActgattgtgggaaatgtttctcccACAGAACCATCCTCCGAGAGCACCGCCGGGCTCATATGGGAAAGGGGCCCTTCCCCCACAGCACTGGGGGCAATAAAATCCCATCAGGTAAGGGCAACTTTCAGAGGCACCAAGGGGCGAGTGCTAAAGGGAAACCACTTAcctgcactgagtgtgggaaatcaTTCAAATGCAAGTCTGATTTGCGCGTACATGAACGCacacacaccggggagaaaccttaTGTTTGTACCCAATGTGGTAAAGGCTTTTCCCAGAAGGCGAATCTTAATACACATTCAGTTATTCATTCTACAGAGAGACCTTTTAGctgcacagagtgtgggaaatgtttccgtTTGAAGCAATGTCTCAAATCTCATGAGAAGATTCACACTGGGGTTAAAGATTTTGTctgtacagagtgtgggaaatcATTTAACCGCAAATTTGAGTTGCAGAAACATGAACGCacacacaccggggagaaaccttaTGTTTGTACCCAATGTGGTAAAGGCTTTTCCCAGAAGGTGCATCTTGAATCACATTCACTTATTCATTCTACAGAGAAACCTTTTAGCTGCgcagagtgtgggaaatgtttccgtTTGAAGCAACATCTCAAATCTCATGAGAAGACTCACACTGGGGTTAAAGATTTTGTctgtacagagtgtgggaaacaGTTCATTCAAAAATACAGCCTCCGCCAACACCTGCTGATTCACACTGGTGAGAAACCATTTGTGTGTAATGTGTGTGGGAAAGGCCACAGGTGTAAGAAGCATCTAGAAAGACTTAGCAGGGGAAGAAAACAGTCAACATTCTACATGTACCAGACCAAGATAAGCTATTACAGGTAG
- the LOC100493189 gene encoding gastrula zinc finger protein XlCGF26.1-like isoform X1: MDKRRLTSDTQDSRLLSFPVVRLERIKNDSGKYQPISEELQKMEQRKMSGLPQRFPVVLLERINIYSGNELSEDLRWKWNGPQMKNKEERRRLSAAGYRLVPYGSGITEMNRERREGLGARKQTGSDTNRKSSTCNGFLARSAHSNQPLVLQKPLAREMNSAPKAQQNQMPQLCTVTGGKLIVTPKLTKHTQPDAEENLHGSQKKRTDISGKYLKPGKAQSTKQTVFPKPFGVINPFVCVKSKRRFGSNGNLLIHQRIHTERPFSCTDCGKCFSHRTILREHRRAHMGKGPFPHSTGGNKIPSGKGNFQRHQGASAKGKPLTCTECGKSFKCKSDLRVHERTHTGEKPYVCTQCGKGFSQKANLNTHSVIHSTERPFSCTECGKCFRLKQCLKSHEKIHTGVKDFVCTECGKSFNRKFELQKHERTHTGEKPYVCTQCGKGFSQKVHLESHSLIHSTEKPFSCAECGKCFRLKQHLKSHEKTHTGVKDFVCTECGKQFIQKYSLRQHLLIHTGEKPFVCNVCGKGHRCKKHLERLSRGRKQSTFYMYQTKISYYR, encoded by the exons ATGGACAAAAGGCGACTTACCAGTGATACCCAGGATTCCCGGCTGCTCA gtTTCCCAGTAGttagactggaaaggataaagaATGATTCTGGGAAATATCAGCCAATATCTGAAGAATTGCAGAAGATGGAGCAAAGGAAAATGAGTGGCCTTCCCCAGA GATTCCCAGTGGTTCTGTTGGAGAGGATAAATATTTATTCAGGGAATGAACTTTCTGAAGATCTTCGATGGAAATGGAATGGCCCTCAGATGA AGAacaaggaggagaggaggagactCAGTGCTGCTGGATACAGATTGGTTCCATATGGATCAGGAATCACAGAGATGAACAGGGAGAGGAGAGAAGGGCTTGGAGCAAGGAAGCAGACAGGAAGTGACACAAACAGGAAGTCCTCTACATGCAATGGCTTTCTTGCCAGATCTGCCCACAGTAACCAACCTTTGGTGCTTCAGAAACCTCTTGCCCGGGAGATGAATTCTGCCCCAAAAGCCCAACAGAACCAAATGCCCCAACTTTGCACAGTAACTGGGGGGAAGCTAATTGTAACCCCCAAACTAACAAAACACACACAGCCTGATGCTGAGGAAAACCTACATGGAAGTCAGAAAAAGCGAACTGATATTTCGGGGAAATACCTAAAGCCAGGAAAGGCCCaaagcacaaagcaaactgtGTTCCCTAAACCATTTGGGGTTATAAATCCGTTTGTCTGTGTTAAGAGCAAGAGAAGGTTCGGCAGCAATGGGAACCTCCTCATCCATCAGCGCATTCACACAGAGAGACCGTTCTCTTGCActgattgtgggaaatgtttctcccACAGAACCATCCTCCGAGAGCACCGCCGGGCTCATATGGGAAAGGGGCCCTTCCCCCACAGCACTGGGGGCAATAAAATCCCATCAGGTAAGGGCAACTTTCAGAGGCACCAAGGGGCGAGTGCTAAAGGGAAACCACTTAcctgcactgagtgtgggaaatcaTTCAAATGCAAGTCTGATTTGCGCGTACATGAACGCacacacaccggggagaaaccttaTGTTTGTACCCAATGTGGTAAAGGCTTTTCCCAGAAGGCGAATCTTAATACACATTCAGTTATTCATTCTACAGAGAGACCTTTTAGctgcacagagtgtgggaaatgtttccgtTTGAAGCAATGTCTCAAATCTCATGAGAAGATTCACACTGGGGTTAAAGATTTTGTctgtacagagtgtgggaaatcATTTAACCGCAAATTTGAGTTGCAGAAACATGAACGCacacacaccggggagaaaccttaTGTTTGTACCCAATGTGGTAAAGGCTTTTCCCAGAAGGTGCATCTTGAATCACATTCACTTATTCATTCTACAGAGAAACCTTTTAGCTGCgcagagtgtgggaaatgtttccgtTTGAAGCAACATCTCAAATCTCATGAGAAGACTCACACTGGGGTTAAAGATTTTGTctgtacagagtgtgggaaacaGTTCATTCAAAAATACAGCCTCCGCCAACACCTGCTGATTCACACTGGTGAGAAACCATTTGTGTGTAATGTGTGTGGGAAAGGCCACAGGTGTAAGAAGCATCTAGAAAGACTTAGCAGGGGAAGAAAACAGTCAACATTCTACATGTACCAGACCAAGATAAGCTATTACAGGTAG